A window of Flavobacterium branchiarum genomic DNA:
TAGTTTCTTTAAACTTCTCGACACAAATAAAACTCTCATTGACAGCAGTTTATACAAAATAAACTTTCAAAAAGGAACTTTACTTTTAAACAAAAAGCTAACTTCAATCACTGATTCTCTTACAGTTGAATATTTAAAACTTCCTGATATATTAACTAAAGAGTATAAAATTTACGATTCTAATCGAATTGTGAGTAATGGAGCAACGGCTGAATCACTATATCAAATACAGCCCAAAAACACAAAATCTGTTATCCCTTTTGATGGATTAACCACTTCGGGGAGTATTACTCGCGGAATCACAGTTGGTAACAATCAAAACACAGTTTTAAATTCTAATTTAGACCTTCAGATTACAGGAAAAATATCAGACAATGTTAGTATTCGTGCTTCATTGCAAGACAATAATATTCCGCTACAAGACGGAGGTTATTCTCAAAAACTAGATCAATTTGATAATATTTTTATCGAGCTTTTTAGTAATAATTGGGCATTACGAGCGGGAGATATTTTTCTGGAGAATAAAAAAACACAATTTCTAAATTTTGATAAAAAAGTTCAAGGGCTTGCTGTAAATTTTAACTTTGGTGATGATGACAGTAAAACAAATGTATTTGCTTCAGCAGCTTTAGTTAAAGGGCAATATGCTAAAAGCACGCTTACTGGCCAAGAAGGCAACCAAGGGCCTTATAAGTTAACTGGTCAAAATGGTGAATTGTACATACTGGTTATTTCGGGTTCTGAACGGGTATATGTAAACGGCATTTTATTAAAACGTGGAGAGAATAAAGATTATACTATCTACTATAATGCTGGTGAAATCACATTTACGTCACTTTTTACCATTACTTCCGAAATGCGAATAAGTATTGAATACCAATATTCTAATCAAAACTATACCCGATTTGTAACCTATGCTGGCGTTACTCATGAAAATAAAAAATGGAGTTTTGGAGGTTATCTATATTCCGAAAATGACTTAAAAAACCAACCTCTTCAACAAAATTTAACCAAGGAGCAAGTAGCAATATTAAGCAACGCTGGTGATGATACAAATGCCATGATTGCTCCCTCTGCATATGCAGACACTTATTCTGACAATAAAATTCTTTACAAAAAAACAATAGTAAATGGCGAGGAAGTTTACGAGTTTTCTAACGATCCAAAGGAGGAATTGTACAATGTAAAATTCAACTTGATTGGTGCTCAGTCTGCAAATTACATCCTTAAGAATGTAAATACTATAGATCGTATTTATGAATATATAGCACCTATAAATGGGGTTCCACAAGGGAATTATGCTCCAATTGTTAAACTTGTTGCTCCTATAAAAATACAAGTAGCTACCTTTTTAGGAAAGTATAATCCAACTGAAAAAACAAATTTTGATTTCGAAATTGGAGTGAGTAACAATGATGCTAACTTATTTTCGAATGTACAAGATAACGACAATAAAGGAATTGCTGCCAAAATAAATGCAAAGCAACGCTTGTTTAGCAAAAGCTGGAATCTAGATGCATTTATAAACTATCAATTTATTCAGCAAGATTTTAAATCGGTTGAGCGACTTTACAATATAGAGTTTGATCGAGATTGGAATCTTCCTGCCACTCGTTTTGGAAATCAGAGTTTATTAATTTCAGGACTAACCTTCGATTTATTTCCTCAAAAAAAATCGTCTAATGCTGGCCTAGTAACCTATCAATTTGAAAATTTAGATTTTACCGAAACTTATTCAGGAAGTCGTCATACTGTAAGCGGACTCTTTAGATTAAAAAATTGGTCCGTTCAAAATCAAGGCAGCTTGCTTAATAGTGATAGTAATATATCAACTTCAAAGTTCTTAAGAAATCAAACCCAAGCGCGGTACCATTTTAGTAAAAACTGGATTGGTGGTACTTTACAACTCGAAGACAATCAGGAAAAAAATAAAAACACCAATCAATTTTCGGCTTTAAGCCAAAGATTTAATGAATATGGTTTGTTTGTCGGTCGTGGAGATAGCACTAAAGTATTTGTAGAATTAGGTTTTTTAAGGCGAAGTAATGATAGTTTGCAAAACGGATTGTTACAACATGTAAACAACTCTCAGACGTACTATCTGAGATCAAAATTGATACAAACTGCTAAAAGTGACTTATCGGTATATGCTAGCTATAGAGTATTGAATTTTGAAGATGTTACTAAAAAGAAAGAACCATCTTTGAACTCTAGAATTCTTTATAACGATCGCTTTTTTAACCAGTTTATCCAAACTACTACTGCTTATGAAACTAGCTCTGGAACGATGCCTCAACAGGATTATACGTATATAGAAGTTCCAGCTGGACAAGGAGTTTATACTTGGATAGATTATAACAACAATGGTATTCAGGAATTACAAGAGTTTGAAGTCGCAGCATTTATTGACCAAGCAAAATATATCCGAATCTTTTTGCCTAATCGCGTCTATATTAAGACAAATCAGAATAAATTTTCACAATCTGTTACCTTAAACCCTAATCAATGGATTAATGAAACGGGAATAAAAAAGTTAATCTCGTATTTTTACAATCAAACCTCATTTATAATAGACCGAAAAGTAAAAAGTAATGGAGATCGTTTTGAACTTAATCCATTTAATTCTTCTGATGAAAATGTATTGGGTTTGAATTCTAGTTTTAGAAACAGTTTATTTTACAATCGAGGGAAACAAAAACATTCTACGACTTATACCTATTTACAAAACAAAAACAGCAACTTACTTACAATAGGATCACAAAAAGCTACTAACAGCTCACATCAATTGCAATATTCCCATTTGTATGATAAAAGCTGGCTACTTGGTTTTTTTACTAAAACTATTCAAACAGATCTTATTTCTGAAAGTTTCCCTGAAAAAAATTACAAGTTAATGGGGTATCAATTGGCTCCAAAAATTAGTTATTTATTTTCTAAGAGTACCAGTTTGGATTTCTTTTATGAGATTCAGAACAAGGACAATCAAATTGGAGAGGAAGAAAGCTTAAAACAAACTCGATTAGGAACCTCATTCTCTTATGCAGGTGAGAAAAAAATAACGTTAAATGGAGAGTTTTCTTTTTACCAGAATAAATTCACGGGCAATGAGTTTTCATCTGTAGGTTTTCAAATGCTAGAAGGGCTTCAAACGGGGCAAAATTTGGTATGGAGATTGTTATTACAAAAGAATATCACACAGTTTTTAGACATTAACTTAAACTATCAAGGACGGAAAGCTGAAATTGGAACTACCATTCATACAGGAAACATTCAACTAAGGGCTTATTTTTAACACATTTCTAAAAACATTCCAATTAATTGTTTAATTTTATTATGAATTTTAACACCTTATAAACATGAAAAAACTATTATTACTTTGTTTTATGTTAGTTTTCTCTAGTAATTTTTACGCTCAAGAAACTGCTGTGAAAACTACTAAAGCCAAAGCTAAAACAGAAGCTGCTAAAGAGAAAAAAAAGGCTACTGACTCTAAAACTACAGCAGAAAAAAAAGCAACTAAAGAAAAAACTACAGCTACCAAAAGTGTAGATGACAAGGTTGCAAAAACAAAAGCAGATACTAAAGCTAAGACTACTAAAGCAGAAGAATCAGCTACAAAAAAAGCGGCTAAAGCTAAAACAGATGCCAAAACCGCAAACGATGATGCTACAAAAAAAATAACAAAGGCTAAAGCGGATACTAAGGCAGCTACTGAAAAAGTAGACAAAGCTAAAGCTGATACCAAAGCAACATCAAAAACTACTGCAAAAAAGGTTAAAGAAACGAATGAAAAAGCGCCTAAAGTAGCTGATAAAGTTACGGGTGAGTATAACGGTAAAAAAGTTTATACTGGTCCAAGAGGTGGCAAATATTACATTAATTCTAATGGAAACAAAACTTACATTCAAGAATAAATAACTGCTTCTTGATTAAACTAAAAAAGGTTAGACATCTTATGATGTCTAACCTTTTTTGCTTCTACTAAAATAATAACTTAATATTTTAGTAATCATTTACAAATAAGGAAAACACTTACTGTTTGTAACTTTCGCAGGGTTAACTAAAAATAACCCTATTCTATATGAATCTAGATACAACCAATAAAACTATTCTGATTGCTCCTTTAAATTGGGGTTTAGGTCACGCTACAAGATGCATTCCGATAATTAAGGCGCTTCAGGAAAATAATTACATTCCAATAATTGCCTCTGATGGTATTGCTTTGGAATTATTACGAAAAGAATTTCCTTATATCCAAACTCTCGAATTGCCTTCTTATCAAATAGAATATGCAAAAAATGGCAAAAACTTTAAATGGAAATTAATCAAGAATTGTCCTAAAATGATTGAAGCCATCTTGGACGAAAAAAAGATGGTGAATTCTTGGATAAAGAAATATGGTATAGATGGTATTATTTCTGATAATCGCTTAGGGGTTTACTCCAATAAAATACCTTCTGTTTTTGTTACACATCAATTGAATGTAATGACAGGAAATACTACTTGGTTTACGACTAAATGCCACCAATATTTTATAAAAAAACATACTGAATGTTGGATTCCAGACATGAAAAAAGAACCAAATCTTACGGGTGAATTGGGCCATTTAAAAAACAAAAAACTTAAGTTAAGATATATTGGTCCGTTAAGCAGAATGCGTAAAAAAGAAACCCCAAAAGTGTATGACTTAATGGTTATCCTATCTGGTCCAGAACCTCAACGTGGTTATCTTGAGGAAAAATTAAAAAAAGAAGTCCTTCGTTACAAAGGAAAAGTTGTTTTTATAAAAGGCATAGTTGATAAAGACCAAAAAAAGGAGGTTGTTGAGAATATCACCTATTATAATTTCATGAATACAAGACAGCTGGAACAAACGTTTAACGAAAGTGAACTAATCCTGTGTCGTTCTGGCTATACAACTGTTATGGACTTGGTTAAATTGGAGAAAAAGGCTTTCTTTATACCAACTCCTGGTCAATATGAACAAATATACCTTGCTGAGAAACTAGAAAAAGAAGGGCTTGTTCCTTATGCGCTACAAGAAGATTTTAAGATTGAGGATATTGCCAAAGTAAATAAATATAACGGATTGCCTCAATACAAAAAGAAAGTAAAATGGAGCTCATTATTTTCCGTTTTCGAAAAACAATAAACTCCATTTTTATATTTTTTTAGAAATTAAATTG
This region includes:
- a CDS encoding glycosyltransferase family protein; the encoded protein is MNLDTTNKTILIAPLNWGLGHATRCIPIIKALQENNYIPIIASDGIALELLRKEFPYIQTLELPSYQIEYAKNGKNFKWKLIKNCPKMIEAILDEKKMVNSWIKKYGIDGIISDNRLGVYSNKIPSVFVTHQLNVMTGNTTWFTTKCHQYFIKKHTECWIPDMKKEPNLTGELGHLKNKKLKLRYIGPLSRMRKKETPKVYDLMVILSGPEPQRGYLEEKLKKEVLRYKGKVVFIKGIVDKDQKKEVVENITYYNFMNTRQLEQTFNESELILCRSGYTTVMDLVKLEKKAFFIPTPGQYEQIYLAEKLEKEGLVPYALQEDFKIEDIAKVNKYNGLPQYKKKVKWSSLFSVFEKQ